CCCACGCGAGGCGGACTCCGGGGCGCCGTCACCCGCCTGCTGCGCGAAGGTGCGCTCGCGTCCGTCGAGAAGCGTGAGGCGGTGCGCGAACAGGGACTCGGCGGACGCCGCTCCCGCCCACAACCCGAATGCGAGGAGGGCAAAGGATTTCATCACTCATGCTTTTCCAGCGTGAGGGACACCTGCGTCAAGTTCCCGGGCAATGACAGTGCTGCCGAGGATGCGTCGGGTTTTCCCGACAGCGCCCGCGCGGCGGCCAGCACCGGTTCCACGTCGAAGGGCGCGTCGGAAGCGACGAAGATGAAGCGCTCGAAATGGGGCGCCGCGTCCAACTCGTAGGCGCGGGAGAGCGCCTGCGTTCCGGAGGGCGCCAGGGGCATGGCCTGGGTGCCGCCCTCCTCCGGCGCGTGCAGGGTGACCGCGCCGTTGCCGTCCACCGAAACGATGACGCCATGCGAGCGACCCGCGGCCACGTACGCCACCTGCACCACGTCACCCGCCGCGGCGGCGGCTCCGTCTGCGAGGCGCTCCGGGCGGGCGGCGGCCTGCCGGTGGATGACGAGCTGCGGTGCCAGGCCCTTGATGCGCGTCACTTCCGGGAAATCCCCGGGCGCCGTGCGGGGCTCCACCTGTCCGGCGGGCCAGACCACCACGAAGAGGGCCACCGCGGCGAGCGCCGGGACCAGGCCCCACGCGGGCGACAGGTGGAAGGAAGGGCGCGGCGCGTCCTGGCGCGACGCGCGGGCCTCCACCTCGCGGACCACGCGCGCGGGCGGCAGCGTCTCCAGGGTGGCGCGCGAGTCCGCCTCCAACGCGGCGAGGCGGGCGGGGCCGTCGGGCTCCTCGGCCAGCCGGGCACGGGCGGCGGCCAGCTCCGTGGGCGGCAGCTCGCCCAGGGCGATTCGTTCCAGCAGCCAATCCGGGGTGCGGTGGGCGGATGTCATGCGGCCTCCAGCTCCAGCTCTTGCAACACTGCGGACAGCGCGCGCAGACGCTTGCGCACGCCGGACACGGACAGGCCCACCTCGCGGGCCGTCTCCTCCAGCGTCATTCCATCCACCAGGTGCAGCACGGCGATGTCCTGACTGGACGCGGGCACCCGGCCGAAGAGGCGATCGAGCAGCCCCCGCGCGGCGGTGCGCGCCTCCGTGTCCTCGGCCGCGGCAATCTGCAGCACCAGTTCGTCCTCCCGATCCTCCGGGCGCCGCTTCGCCCCCCGCAACTTGTTGAGACACACGGTGGTGGCGATTCGGTGCAACAAGCTGGAGGGCGCGGCGTCCTTCAGCGCGCCCTGGTAGCGGAGCAACTGGACGAACACGTCGTGCATGGCGTCCACGGCCTTCTCCTCGTCACGCAGGAGGAAACGGCAGCGCCGGAGCACCTGGGGGCCGTAACGCCGGTAGTAGGCCTCCACATCGATTGACACCGGTCTCACGCCTCCCTCGGTTGCCGTGACAAGGGGAACACCGCCCGCCCGGAGAACTGTCACCCGGGCTGTTCCTTTTCAGGGCCCACACTGGCGCGTGCGGAAGCGCGACCCTAGTACCCAGGTACAATGCGGCCCACGGAATCGGTAAAAGCTACAAGCAAGCAGGCATGCAGGCGCGAGAAAGAAGGACTGGCCTGTGTCGGGTTGGCGATGAAATCGGGGCGCATTCGCTGTAACTGAGAAACGCAATCCCGCTACCGTCACCCCTTCGCCCCCCTGCGCCCGACTCCGTGCTGACCTCTCACGACTCCGCCCTGACCGGACTGCTGAACGCGTACCTGTCCGCGCAGCTCGCCGGCAACCGGCGGGAGGCGCTGCGGCTGCTCGTGGACGAGGGACTCCTCCAGGGCATCCCCATCCAGACGCTGCACCTGGAGGTGATTCAGCCCGCCCAATACGAGATTGGCCGGATGTGGCAGGAGAACCTCATCTCCGTGGCGCAGGAGCACCTGGCCACCGCCGTCTCGCAGCTCGCGCTGGCGCACCTGTATCGGCACCTGCCTCGGGACGCCTTCAACGGCAAGGTGGTGCTCGTCTCCTGCGTGCAGGGGGAGTTGCACGAGGTGGGCGCGCGCATGGCCAGCGACTTCCTGGAGATGGCGGGCTTCGACGTGCGCTTCCTCGGCGCCAACGTCCCGCCGGAGCACCTGGCCCGCATGGTGAACGAGATTCAACCCGACCTCGTCGCCCTTTCCGTGACGATGTCGTATCACCTCCCCGCGCTCCGGGAGGCCGTGGCGCACGTGCGCAAGACACGCCCCAACGTCCCCATCGCCGTGGGAGGACTGGCCTTCCGCTGGGCCCCCGGGCTGGAGACGGAGCTGGGCGTGAACTTCTTCGGCAAGGACGCGCGGGAATTCGTCGCGTCCGCCTGCCGGGTCCTGGGAGTCTGAGAACCGCATGGAGAGCGTGAGCAAGAGCGTGGAAGCGCGGGCGGACCGGCTGGCCACCGCCTCGCAAGAGGCGCTCTACCAAGACCCCTTCTGGGCCGCCCGCTACGGCCTGGAGCGGGCGCAGCGCTTTGGTGACGAGGACGCGCGCTTCCACGTGCGCTACCTGGTGCAGGCGCTGGAAGAGCAGCGCCCCTCCGTCATGGAAGGCTACGCGCGCTGGCTGCGCACCCTGCTGGTGACTCGGGGCATGTGCTCGCGGCACCTGGATCAACACTTCGCCGGCCTGGCCACCGCGCTGGAGGCGGAAGGTTGGGGCCCGGGCACCGCGCCCCACGACTACGTGGGCGCCGCGCGACAGGCCCTGCGCTACCTGGACGGGCCTGCTCGCCTGCTGGAGGAGGAGGCGCCCGGGCTCTCGCGCGCCGCCACGTCCCGCCTCACGCTCTACATCATCCCCGAGGACCAGCCGCGCCTCGAGGAAGAGCTTCAGTTGCAGTTGTCCTACCTCGCGGACGCGCTCGCCGCCGGCAAGCCCACGCTCATGGGAGACCATGTGCGCTGGTACGCCGGCTTCTGGCCGCGACGCGGTTTTGGCCTCCTGGCATTTCCCAGTGTGCTGGGCATGTTGAAGTCCGTGCTGGGCTCACGTCACCCCGAAGCACGGGCGCTCCTCGCGGAAGCGGGAGTGTCCTGGGAGGAGACCCGTTCATGAGGCATTCCGCCTCTCCGGAGCCGCAGTTTTTCGACGACCTCAGCCGAGAGGTCGCCCTGGTCTGCGACGCGGGGGGTACGCTGACGTGGGTAGACCCCCGCGCTCGCAACCTCCTCGCCGCCGAGCCTGGACAGACGCTGCGCGCCCTGGCCGCACAAGGCACCGAGGAGAAGGTGGACCGGCTGCTGGTCCAGGCCCGCGACGAGAAGGTGGAGGGTTGGGAGCTCATCCTCTGCCGCGACCAGATGCCCGCCACCTTCGCCTTCCGCGCCCGCCCGCATGAGGGCGGCGTGTTGATGGTGGGCAGCCTGGTGCCGGAGGACTACGGCGTCGCGCTCGAGCGGGTGAGCACCACCCTGAGCGAGCTGTCCATGCTCCACCGGGAGACGGAGCGCCAGCAGCGCGAGCTCAAGCGCCGCGCGGACGAACTGGCGCGGCTCAACTCCGAGCTGGAGGAGTCCAACCGCGGCGTGCGCAGCCTCCACGCCGCCCTGGACGAGAAGGCGGAGAGCCTCCAGCTCGCCGCTGAAATCAAGAGCCGCGTGGTGGCCAACGTCAGTCACGAGTTCCGCACGCCGCTGCACTCCATCCTCGGTCTGTCGAAGGTGCTGCTCAATCCCATCAACGGCCCCTTGAGCGGCGAGCAGGAGAAGCAGGTCCAGTTCATCCGCAACTCGGCGGAGGCCCTCTTCGAGCTGGTGAACGACCTGCTGGACCTCTCCAAGATGGAGGCCGGCAAGACGACGCTGCGCCACAGCCGCTTCGTGGTGCGCGACGCGCTCAGCGCGCTGCGCGGCATGATGAAGCCGCTGCTGCCGCCCGGCTCGCCCGTGGAGCTGCGCCTGGTGGAGCCCGCCGAGCCCCTGGAGATGGAGACGGACGAGTCCCGCCTCAGCCAGGTGCTGCGCAACCTGGTGTCCAACGCGCTGAAGTTCACGGAGAGCGGCCACGTCAGCGTCTCCGCGGAGCCCGGTCCCCGCGACACCGTGGTCTTCACCGTCCAGGACACGGGCATTGGCATCGCGCCGGAGCACCACGAGCGCATCTTCGAGGAGTTCTCCCAGGTGGAGAGCCACCTGCAGCGCAAGGCGAAGGGCACCGGCCTGGGCCTGCCCCTGGCGCGCCGGCTGACGGAGCTGCTGGGCGGCACCCTCTCCGTGAAGAGCACCCTGGGCCAGGGCGCCACCTTCACCATCACCATCCCGCGCGTCCACGTGGAGATCGCGGAGATGACGGGCCTGACGGAGCGCAGCGAGCATCTGGACCCCAGCCGCGCGCCGGTGCTGGTGCTCGAGGACGACCGTCAGACGCTCTTCCTCTACGAGAAATACCTGGCCCGCTCCGGCTTCCAGGTGCTGCCGGTGCGCAGCACGGACGAAGCCCGGCGGGTGCTGGAGCGCGTGCGGCCCGCCGCCATGGTGCTGGACGTCATGTTGGAGGGGGAGACGAGCTGGAGCTTCCTCGCCGACATGAAGAACAACGAGTCCACCCGCGACATCCCCATCCTCGTCGTCACGGTGACGGACCGCGAGCAGAAGGCCCGCGCGCTGGGCGCCGACGAGTTCTGGCTCAAGCCGGTGGATGAAATCCAGCTTCAACGCAAGCTGCAGGCCATGGCCCGCACGGGGCCGGTGGAGCGCATCCTCATCATCGACGACGATGACGTGCACCGCTACCTGCTCAAGCAGCTCCTCAAGGACATGCCCTACTCGCTGCTGGAGGCCGCCGGTGGCAAGGACGGCGTCCGGCTGGCCCGCGAGAAGTCGCCGCACCTCATCTTCCTGGACTTCGTGTTGCCGGACATCACCGCCTTCGACGTGCTCGACGAGCTGAAGGCGGACCCCCGCACGCGCGACGTACCCGTCATCCTCCACACCTCGCACGAGTTGAAAGAGGACGAGCGCACCCGCCTGGCGAAGGAGACCGCCGCCATCCTTTCCAAACACACCCTGAGCCGCGAGGTGGCGATTACGCGCATCCGGGACGCCCTGTCCAAGGCGGGCCTCGGCGCGAACGCCATGATGGAAGGGAGCCGCCGTGGTTGAATCCCGTCTGGCCACCGTCCTCAACGTCAACGACGACGACGCGAACCGCTACCTCGTCAACCGGCTCCTGTCGCTGGCGGGCTACAACGTGCTGGAGGCGGCCACCGGCATGTCCGCGCTGCTGTTGGCGCAGCAGCACCGACCGGACGTCGTCATCCTGGACGTGAAGCTGCCGGACATCAGCGGCTACGAGGTCTGCGAGCGCCTGCGCGCCGACCCGAACACCTCCGCCATGGCGGTGCTGCACACCTCCGCCACCTTCGTCACCTCGGACAAGAAGGTCCGCGGCCTGGATGGCGGCGCGGACGCCTACCTCACCCAGCCCTTCGAGGGCGCCGAGCTCATCGCCACGGTGAAGTCCCTGCTGCGCCTGCGTCACGCGGAGCAGGTGGCGCGCAACCGCGCCAACGAGCTGGCCGCGATGGACCGGCGCAAGGACGAGTTCCTCGCCATGCTGGGCCACGAGCTGCGCAACCCGCTGGCCGCCATCATGACGTCCATTGGCATCCTGCAGCGCAGGCCGGCGACCGATGACAAAGAAGCGCGCATGCGCGGCATCATCCAGCGACAGACGAATCACCTGGCGCGGCTGGTGGATGACCTGCTCGACGTCAGCCGCATCACCCGTGACAAGGTGGAGCTGCGCCCCGGCCGGCTGGACCTGATGCCGGTGCTGCGGCACGTGCTCCAGGTGACGCAGCCGCTGGCGGATGCGCGCGGGCTGGCCCTGGACGTCACCCTGCCCGCCGGCTCGATGTGGCTGGACGCGGACGCCACGCGGCTGGAGCAGGTCTTCACCAACCTGCTCGACAACGCCGTGAAGTACACGGACCAGGGCCGCGTCACCCTGCACGTGGCGCAGGAGGGCGTGGACGGCTCGGCGCGCGCGGTGGTGCGGGTGAAGGACACCGGCATCGGCATTCCGCGGGACGTGCTGCCCCACATCTTCGAGCTCTTCGCCCAGGCGGACACGTCCCTGGAGCGCTCTCGCGGCGGGCTGGGCATTGGCCTGACGCTGGTGCGCAAGCTGGTGCAGCTCCACGGCGGCGAGGTGACGGCGCACAGCGGCGGCCCCGGCCTGGGCAGCGAGTTCGTGGTGAAGCTGCCGCTGGTGGACGCGGTGGGCCTGCCCCACG
This genomic window from Myxococcus hansupus contains:
- a CDS encoding hybrid sensor histidine kinase/response regulator, which translates into the protein MRHSASPEPQFFDDLSREVALVCDAGGTLTWVDPRARNLLAAEPGQTLRALAAQGTEEKVDRLLVQARDEKVEGWELILCRDQMPATFAFRARPHEGGVLMVGSLVPEDYGVALERVSTTLSELSMLHRETERQQRELKRRADELARLNSELEESNRGVRSLHAALDEKAESLQLAAEIKSRVVANVSHEFRTPLHSILGLSKVLLNPINGPLSGEQEKQVQFIRNSAEALFELVNDLLDLSKMEAGKTTLRHSRFVVRDALSALRGMMKPLLPPGSPVELRLVEPAEPLEMETDESRLSQVLRNLVSNALKFTESGHVSVSAEPGPRDTVVFTVQDTGIGIAPEHHERIFEEFSQVESHLQRKAKGTGLGLPLARRLTELLGGTLSVKSTLGQGATFTITIPRVHVEIAEMTGLTERSEHLDPSRAPVLVLEDDRQTLFLYEKYLARSGFQVLPVRSTDEARRVLERVRPAAMVLDVMLEGETSWSFLADMKNNESTRDIPILVVTVTDREQKARALGADEFWLKPVDEIQLQRKLQAMARTGPVERILIIDDDDVHRYLLKQLLKDMPYSLLEAAGGKDGVRLAREKSPHLIFLDFVLPDITAFDVLDELKADPRTRDVPVILHTSHELKEDERTRLAKETAAILSKHTLSREVAITRIRDALSKAGLGANAMMEGSRRG
- a CDS encoding response regulator → MVESRLATVLNVNDDDANRYLVNRLLSLAGYNVLEAATGMSALLLAQQHRPDVVILDVKLPDISGYEVCERLRADPNTSAMAVLHTSATFVTSDKKVRGLDGGADAYLTQPFEGAELIATVKSLLRLRHAEQVARNRANELAAMDRRKDEFLAMLGHELRNPLAAIMTSIGILQRRPATDDKEARMRGIIQRQTNHLARLVDDLLDVSRITRDKVELRPGRLDLMPVLRHVLQVTQPLADARGLALDVTLPAGSMWLDADATRLEQVFTNLLDNAVKYTDQGRVTLHVAQEGVDGSARAVVRVKDTGIGIPRDVLPHIFELFAQADTSLERSRGGLGIGLTLVRKLVQLHGGEVTAHSGGPGLGSEFVVKLPLVDAVGLPHAARNAADLRRGRRILLVEDNVDARQAMRDLLELWGHQVAVAPDGLQGVALAVSNPPELALVDIGLPGLDGYRVAETLRHRVGNGIRLVAMTGYGGPEGRDQAMRAGFDRHLVKPVKPDELDRILSEL
- a CDS encoding RNA polymerase sigma factor; this encodes MSIDVEAYYRRYGPQVLRRCRFLLRDEEKAVDAMHDVFVQLLRYQGALKDAAPSSLLHRIATTVCLNKLRGAKRRPEDREDELVLQIAAAEDTEARTAARGLLDRLFGRVPASSQDIAVLHLVDGMTLEETAREVGLSVSGVRKRLRALSAVLQELELEAA
- a CDS encoding cobalamin B12-binding domain-containing protein — protein: MLTSHDSALTGLLNAYLSAQLAGNRREALRLLVDEGLLQGIPIQTLHLEVIQPAQYEIGRMWQENLISVAQEHLATAVSQLALAHLYRHLPRDAFNGKVVLVSCVQGELHEVGARMASDFLEMAGFDVRFLGANVPPEHLARMVNEIQPDLVALSVTMSYHLPALREAVAHVRKTRPNVPIAVGGLAFRWAPGLETELGVNFFGKDAREFVASACRVLGV